A region of Solanum dulcamara chromosome 7, daSolDulc1.2, whole genome shotgun sequence DNA encodes the following proteins:
- the LOC129896297 gene encoding probable methyltransferase PMT2 gives MAIKGNPGDNRSRGPASIFVVAFLCCFFYLIGVWQRGGFAKGDSRALQITKKAEDCSILSNLEYETHHGDQSGVVADPKLKIKQFEPCGEQYVDYTPCHDQMRAMTFPRENMNYRERHCPPEEEKLHCLIPAPKGYITPFPWPKSRDYVPYANAPHKSLTVEKAVQNWVQYEGDLLRFPGGGTQFPHGADAYIDQLASVIPMDNGTVRTALDTGCGVASWGAYLFKKNIIAMSFAPRDSHEAQVQFALERGVPAVIGVLGTIKLPFPSKAFDMAHCSRCLIPWTANGGLYMMEVDRVLRPGGYWILSGPPISWWTNYKAWQQSKEELEEEQRMIEEIAELLCWEKKYEKGEIAIWRKRVNSEYCSERDSRVTLCDLSNSENVWYKKMEACVAPYLETTNSEQVSGGELKPFPERLNAIPPKIASGSLPGVSVESFQEDNKSWKKHVKAYKRVNKLLDTRRYRNILDMNAGLGSFAAALESSKLWVMNVVPTIAERDTLGVLYDRGLIGIYHDWCEAFSTYPRTYDLIHANGIFSLYKDKCNAEDILLEMDRILRPEGAVIFRDHADIIGQVKRIVSGMRWKTKMVDHEDGPLIPKKVLFAVKRYWVVGDNNSTILQ, from the exons ATGGCAATAAAAGGAAATCCAGGAGATAACAGAAGCAGAGGCCCTGCCTCAATATTTGTTGTAGCTTTTCTGTGTTGTTTTTTCTATCTTATAGGAGTCTGGCAAAGAGGTGGTTTCGCGAAGGGGGACAGCAGAGCTCTTCAAATAACAAAGAAGGCAGAGGACTGCAGCATCCTCTCCAATCTAGAATATGAAACTCATCACGGCGATCAAAGTGGAGTGGTTGCTGATCCCAAACTGAAAATCAAGCAGTTTGAACCTTGTGGTGAGCAATATGTTGATTATACACCGTGTCATGATCAAATGCGAGCAATGACATTTCCTAGAGAAAATATGAACTATAGGGAGAGACATTGTCCTccagaagaagagaagctgCATTGTCTTATTCCAGCCCCAAAAGGTTATATAACTCCTTTTCCATGGCCAAAGAGTCGTGACTATGTACCTTATGCAAATGCACCACATAAAAGTTTAACAGTTGAGAAGGCAGTGCAAAATTGGGTACAGTATGAAGGTGATCTACTTAGATTTCCAGGTGGCGGAACTCAGTTCCCACATGGGGCAGATGCGTATATTGACCAGCTTGCTTCTGTAATCCCAATGGACAATGGCACAGTTCGAACTGCATTGGATACGGGATGTGGG GTTGCTAGTTGGGGTGCATACCTTTTCAAGAAAAACATTATAGCCATGTCATTTGCACCAAGAGACTCACATGAAGCTCAAGTCCAATTTGCTTTGGAAAGAGGCGTACCAGCAGTTATTGGTGTACTTGGAACCATAAAATTGCCATTTCCATCAAAGGCCTTTGATATGGCTCATTGTTCACGTTGTTTGATTCCATGGACTGCAAACG GTGGACTGTACATGATGGAAGTGGATCGAGTTCTCAGACCAGGGGGGTATTGGATACTTTCAGGTCCTCCCATCAGCTGGTGGACAAATTATAAAGCTTGGCAACAATCTAAAGAGGAGCTGGAGGAGGAACAAAGAATGATTGAAGAGATAGCTGAGCTTCTCTGCTGGGAAAAGAAGTATGAGAAAGGTGAGATAGCTATATGGAGAAAACGAGTAAACTCTGAGTACTGCAGTGAACGAGATTCCCGTGTAACTCTATGTGACCTCTCGAATTCAGAAAATGTCTG GTATAAGAAGATGGAGGCATGTGTAGCTCCGTATCTTGAAACTACCAATTCAGAGCAAGTTTCTGGTGGAGAGCTCAAGCCATTTCCGGAGAGACTTAATGCTATTCCTCCAAAAATAGCAAGTGGATCTCTTCCTGGAGTCTCTGTTGAATCATTCCAGGAGGACAACAAGTCATGGAAGAAGCATGTGAAAGCTTATAAGAGAGTTAACAAGCTCCTTGACACTAGGAGGTATCGCAATATACTAGATATGAATGCTGGCCTAGGAAGTTTTGCTGCAGCGTTAGAATCATCTAAGCTATGGGTCATGAATGTTGTGCCAACTATAGCTGAAAGGGACACTCTTGGTGTATTATATGATCGAGGCCTGATTGGCATCTACCATGACTG GTGTGAAGCCTTCTCTACCTATCCTCGGACATATGACCTTATTCATGCAAATGGGATCTTCAGCTTATATAAGGACAA ATGTAATGCTGAGGACATTCTACTAGAGATGGACAGGATTCTTAGACCAGAAGGCGCAGTTATATTCCGAGATCATGCAGATATTATTGGCCAAGTAAAAAGAATTGTATCTGGTATGAGGTGGAAAACAAAAATGGTGGATCATGAGGATGGTCCTCTTATCCCTAAAAAGGTATTGTTTGCTGTCAAAAGATACTGGGTTGTTGGAGATAACAACTCAACCATCTTACAGTGA